One genomic segment of uncultured Desulfobacter sp. includes these proteins:
- a CDS encoding RebB family R body protein — MAQLTEVSPAVTDAVTQTNMSVLGQSPSVALGSLYQTIGNSVAMAAANAVYAQQQANVTFQAATTLAVKKLLGD; from the coding sequence ATGGCCCAACTGACCGAAGTTAGCCCTGCTGTTACTGATGCAGTGACTCAAACAAACATGAGTGTACTAGGTCAATCCCCTTCCGTTGCGCTCGGAAGTCTTTATCAGACAATAGGGAATTCAGTGGCGATGGCGGCTGCTAATGCGGTGTATGCCCAGCAGCAGGCCAACGTCACTTTTCAGGCAGCCACCACGCTTGCTGTGAAGAAATTGCTGGGTGACTGA
- a CDS encoding DDE-type integrase/transposase/recombinase has translation MEQENDKNLEIALWRYGLISPLLHRDANDLTLNKMLDMASSRRYVHPNGTHVLLSGETLRKWLYRYQKLGLPGLEDKQRSDKGLHKIPESLSDKMIALRLEHPRWTTARLIKELARAGVWNGRKPSRSALYRFAKTHNLQRDPHLNPELGARPYAFDHFGQLWMADFLHGPKLYHGKKKKKTYLYVILDDCCRYIVHGGFYLTESVNPLVFDLMGSVKRFGIPQRFYVDNGAAYSSRHLKIICARNGIDLVHTPPYRPQGRGTVERLFRTVRDQFLCDKYKTVQQINQAFNVWLSNYHQSIHSSLGCSPKQKRLQTRSCCRTLPPTADIESLFRMERRCRVYKDSTIRFRKNQYEIPGSLPGSRVIIYYMPWDIEDVYYGEEMKKARIVDLSENARRFDAPGGRTK, from the coding sequence ATGGAACAAGAAAACGACAAAAATCTGGAAATAGCCTTGTGGCGTTACGGTCTTATCAGCCCCCTTCTACACAGGGATGCCAATGACCTCACATTAAACAAAATGTTGGATATGGCATCTTCACGCAGGTATGTTCACCCAAACGGCACCCACGTTCTTTTGAGCGGCGAGACTTTGAGGAAATGGCTGTATCGTTACCAGAAACTGGGATTGCCGGGCCTTGAGGACAAGCAAAGATCCGACAAAGGGCTGCATAAAATCCCAGAATCCCTGTCTGATAAAATGATAGCTCTTCGCTTGGAGCACCCACGCTGGACCACCGCCAGACTTATTAAAGAACTTGCCAGGGCCGGCGTATGGAATGGCAGAAAACCCAGCCGGTCAGCCCTTTATAGATTCGCCAAGACCCATAATCTGCAAAGAGATCCTCACCTGAACCCTGAACTGGGTGCCAGACCTTATGCGTTTGACCATTTCGGACAACTATGGATGGCAGACTTTCTCCATGGCCCCAAATTGTACCATGGCAAAAAAAAGAAAAAGACATACCTGTATGTAATCCTGGATGACTGTTGCCGGTATATCGTTCATGGCGGATTTTATTTGACCGAATCGGTCAATCCTTTAGTCTTTGATCTTATGGGCAGCGTAAAACGATTTGGTATCCCCCAGCGCTTTTACGTCGATAATGGTGCGGCCTATTCCAGCCGTCATCTCAAAATTATATGTGCCAGAAACGGTATTGATTTGGTGCATACGCCGCCATACAGGCCTCAGGGCAGAGGCACGGTTGAGCGTTTATTCAGAACCGTAAGGGACCAGTTTCTTTGCGATAAATACAAAACCGTCCAGCAGATCAACCAGGCCTTTAATGTTTGGCTGAGCAATTATCATCAGAGCATACATTCCTCTTTGGGGTGCTCTCCTAAACAAAAACGGCTTCAGACACGCAGTTGTTGCCGGACCCTTCCTCCGACAGCCGACATTGAGTCTTTGTTTAGGATGGAACGACGGTGCAGGGTATATAAAGACTCAACCATTCGGTTCAGAAAAAATCAGTATGAAATTCCCGGATCCCTGCCGGGTTCCAGGGTCATCATTTATTATATGCCTTGGGATATAGAAGACGTCTATTATGGAGAAGAAATGAAAAAAGCACGTATCGTTGATCTTAGTGAAAATGCCAGAAGATTTGATGCTCCCGGCGGGAGGACGAAATGA
- a CDS encoding AAA family ATPase → MMKNGESPREFFDCEAHPFADTYRLKELYLGKQDAHFLRMARSLISSGKSFTLSGPSGTGKSTLVRYVLSQLDPNCYRPALVHYGGLLRNGFLKAIADVIGVDTNSRTVPLLLKLQKQITQVTPENRGLFPVFVIDDAHLMEKESLMDICSLMFNPHRQTVAASFILVGDETLEKKLQLQVMAPIKTRLTGNFKLDPLSDEESLEFMRFRLSKAKADENLFDADALSIMASHCRGNRRQIMNMGTILLSEAYERGLRC, encoded by the coding sequence ATGATGAAAAATGGTGAATCACCCAGGGAATTCTTTGATTGTGAAGCGCATCCGTTTGCCGATACCTATCGTTTAAAAGAGCTTTATCTTGGTAAACAAGATGCCCATTTTTTGAGAATGGCTCGATCATTAATTTCCAGTGGCAAAAGCTTTACGCTTTCCGGGCCGTCGGGGACCGGAAAATCAACCTTGGTCCGTTATGTGTTATCACAACTTGATCCCAATTGTTACAGACCCGCGTTAGTCCACTATGGGGGGCTTTTGCGAAACGGTTTCTTAAAAGCGATTGCCGACGTGATTGGTGTGGATACCAACTCCCGGACAGTACCGTTATTATTAAAGTTGCAAAAACAGATCACACAGGTGACGCCCGAAAACCGTGGTCTGTTCCCGGTATTTGTTATTGACGATGCCCATTTAATGGAAAAAGAATCTTTGATGGATATCTGCTCCCTGATGTTTAATCCACATAGACAGACTGTTGCGGCAAGTTTTATTCTCGTCGGCGATGAAACCCTTGAAAAGAAACTGCAACTGCAGGTTATGGCACCAATCAAAACCCGTTTGACCGGTAATTTTAAGCTGGATCCCTTGAGCGATGAAGAAAGTCTTGAGTTTATGCGATTCAGGCTATCAAAAGCCAAGGCAGATGAGAACCTGTTTGATGCAGATGCCTTAAGTATTATGGCTTCCCACTGCCGTGGGAATCGTCGACAAATCATGAACATGGGGACCATACTTCTATCGGAGGCATACGAGAGGGGACTCCGATGCTAA
- a CDS encoding RebB family R body protein encodes MAKSEDFSTAVTDAVSQINSLVVGLSPATAMGSQCLVQSFNTSMAALNTVQSQQQSNIVHQAATVENVIKMNRS; translated from the coding sequence ATGGCTAAATCAGAAGATTTTAGCACTGCAGTAACAGATGCGGTTTCTCAGATCAACTCTCTTGTTGTGGGACTTTCTCCTGCGACAGCCATGGGAAGTCAATGCCTGGTCCAGAGTTTCAATACCTCAATGGCTGCACTCAATACCGTACAATCCCAGCAACAATCCAATATTGTACACCAGGCAGCAACTGTCGAGAATGTTATCAAAATGAATCGTTCATAA
- a CDS encoding RebB family R body protein, with translation MAQLPELSPAVTDAVTQTNVKVLSEAPAMAMGSLYQTIGNSVAMAAANAVYAQQQANVTYQSATTVAITKMVNAK, from the coding sequence ATGGCTCAATTACCAGAACTTAGCCCAGCTGTCACAGATGCCGTGACACAGACAAATGTAAAAGTACTCTCCGAAGCCCCTGCAATGGCAATGGGAAGCCTCTACCAGACCATCGGAAACTCGGTTGCCATGGCGGCCGCCAATGCCGTTTATGCACAGCAGCAGGCCAATGTAACCTATCAGTCTGCCACCACCGTTGCCATCACCAAGATGGTTAATGCCAAATAA
- a CDS encoding RebB family R body protein: protein MPQLPELTPAITDAVTQTNVNVLGASPAMAMGSLYQTIGNSVAMASANAVYAQQQADVTYQTATTVSLNKMINDK, encoded by the coding sequence ATGCCGCAGTTACCTGAACTGACCCCAGCAATCACCGATGCCGTTACACAAACAAATGTTAACGTTTTGGGTGCTTCCCCTGCAATGGCAATGGGAAGCCTCTACCAGACCATCGGAAACTCGGTTGCCATGGCGTCCGCCAATGCCGTTTATGCACAGCAGCAGGCCGATGTAACCTATCAGACTGCCACAACTGTCAGTTTGAATAAAATGATTAACGATAAATGA
- a CDS encoding RebB family R body protein, with the protein MPQLTELSPAVTDAVTQTNVKVLSEAPAMAMGSLYQTIGNSVAMAAANAVYAQQQANVTYQTATTVAITKMVNAK; encoded by the coding sequence ATGCCTCAATTAACAGAACTTAGTCCAGCTGTCACAGATGCCGTGACACAGACAAATGTAAAAGTACTCTCCGAAGCCCCTGCAATGGCAATGGGAAGCCTCTACCAGACCATCGGAAACTCGGTTGCCATGGCGGCCGCCAATGCCGTTTATGCACAGCAGCAGGCCAATGTAACCTATCAGACTGCCACCACCGTTGCCATCACCAAGATGGTTAATGCCAAATAA
- a CDS encoding ISKra4 family transposase, which yields MKVQAFSLEKSISEGQVQVNELFKLIKEMAPESEAYEMEQEIFSNVMKIGFIAMQCYFAAKGTGDMGPELCSENEEVFKRESSLRGKSYFSIFGKFKIARTCYRGESGLGIFPLDAQANLPKNCYSYLLQDWMDSLSIEYSFEEASSFLEKFTITKIYSNRFEAVSRESGMSYDQYYGQKDVSKFSEEGAINVVSFDGKGVPMIKKEAVKLKARLGKGEKRQKKKEALVGVNYTIDPKRRTAEDVAKNLIYPENRPDEKKSESTKVRARHIRRMASIERPKEEVMRETIEYAQLRDPDNQKPWVIVMDGALNLWSLVATILSGVSYTGILDIVHVTEYLWKVGNAVHGEGSSEARIWVYDNLLLILQGRVEWCIGGLKGMLNSKEKQWKASQKKAIEDTLRYFENHREWMKYHHYLEAGYPIGSGVVESTCGHTVKRRMEGTGRRWSIKGAEAMLILRSIYTSQDWDDYWQFHMDLERSFHYHDTLNCLGIADDYDELGYPISQSTRYQQTAVAG from the coding sequence ATGAAAGTACAAGCATTCTCATTAGAAAAAAGCATATCGGAAGGTCAAGTCCAGGTCAATGAACTTTTTAAGCTTATAAAAGAGATGGCACCAGAATCTGAAGCATACGAGATGGAGCAAGAAATATTTTCAAATGTAATGAAAATTGGTTTTATTGCCATGCAATGTTACTTTGCCGCTAAAGGTACGGGAGATATGGGTCCTGAGCTATGTTCGGAAAACGAAGAGGTGTTTAAACGGGAAAGTAGCCTCCGTGGTAAGAGTTATTTTTCAATTTTTGGAAAATTCAAAATCGCCCGAACCTGCTATCGTGGAGAATCAGGCCTGGGAATTTTTCCACTTGATGCACAAGCTAATTTGCCAAAGAACTGTTATTCATACCTGCTTCAGGACTGGATGGATTCTTTGAGTATAGAATATTCCTTTGAAGAAGCCTCCTCTTTTCTTGAAAAATTTACAATCACAAAAATTTATTCCAACAGGTTTGAGGCCGTCAGTCGGGAATCAGGTATGAGCTATGATCAATACTATGGACAAAAAGATGTGTCTAAATTTTCGGAAGAAGGTGCCATTAATGTTGTCTCTTTTGATGGTAAAGGTGTGCCGATGATCAAGAAAGAAGCGGTTAAATTGAAAGCCCGTTTGGGAAAGGGTGAAAAACGCCAAAAGAAAAAAGAGGCTCTGGTCGGTGTCAATTATACAATTGATCCCAAAAGAAGAACGGCTGAAGATGTGGCAAAAAATTTGATTTATCCGGAAAACAGACCAGATGAAAAAAAGTCTGAATCCACAAAAGTCCGTGCTCGTCATATTCGTCGTATGGCAAGTATCGAACGGCCCAAAGAAGAGGTTATGCGTGAAACCATTGAATATGCCCAATTGAGAGATCCTGACAATCAAAAACCATGGGTGATTGTAATGGACGGGGCTTTGAACTTATGGAGTTTAGTCGCCACCATTTTATCAGGTGTTTCATATACAGGTATTTTGGATATTGTTCATGTGACGGAATATCTATGGAAAGTTGGTAATGCTGTTCATGGAGAAGGAAGCTCGGAGGCGAGGATCTGGGTTTATGACAATCTGCTGCTTATACTTCAAGGCCGTGTGGAATGGTGCATCGGTGGTTTAAAGGGAATGCTGAACTCGAAAGAAAAGCAATGGAAAGCATCTCAGAAAAAAGCGATAGAAGATACCCTGCGTTATTTTGAGAATCATCGGGAGTGGATGAAATATCATCATTACCTGGAAGCAGGGTATCCAATCGGTTCCGGTGTGGTTGAGTCAACATGTGGGCATACTGTTAAACGCAGGATGGAGGGAACCGGCAGGCGATGGTCAATAAAAGGAGCCGAAGCCATGTTGATTCTTCGTTCCATTTATACCAGCCAGGACTGGGATGACTATTGGCAATTTCACATGGATTTGGAAAGAAGTTTTCATTACCATGATACGCTTAATTGTTTGGGAATTGCTGATGATTATGACGAATTGGGCTATCCGATATCCCAGAGTACCCGATATCAACAAACGGCTGTTGCCGGTTAA
- a CDS encoding RebB family R body protein produces the protein MPQLTELSPAVTDAVTQTNVKVLSEAPAMAMGSLYQTIGNSVAMAAANAVYAQQQANVTYQSATTVAITKMVNAK, from the coding sequence ATGCCTCAATTAACAGAACTTAGCCCAGCTGTCACAGATGCCGTGACACAGACAAATGTAAAAGTACTCTCCGAAGCCCCTGCAATGGCAATGGGAAGCCTCTACCAGACCATCGGAAATTCGGTTGCCATGGCGGCCGCCAATGCCGTTTATGCACAGCAGCAGGCCAATGTAACCTATCAGTCTGCCACCACCGTTGCCATCACCAAGATGGTTAATGCCAAATAA
- a CDS encoding RebB family R body protein gives MPQLPELSPAVTDAVTQTNVKVLSEAPAMAMGSLYQTIGNSVAMASANAVYAQQQANVTHQTSSTVAITKMLNP, from the coding sequence ATGCCTCAATTACCAGAACTTAGCCCAGCTGTCACAGATGCCGTGACACAAACAAATGTAAAAGTACTCTCCGAAGCCCCTGCAATGGCAATGGGAAGCCTTTACCAGACCATCGGAAACTCGGTTGCCATGGCGTCCGCCAATGCCGTTTATGCACAGCAGCAGGCCAATGTCACGCATCAGACCTCGAGCACAGTGGCAATCACCAAAATGCTTAATCCCTAA
- a CDS encoding sigma-54 dependent transcriptional regulator, with protein sequence MNLKVNQESMHDVMIIGSSLKMKKIMNMIYRITPSSLPVLITGPTGCGKEVIASVVHLIGGDPDLPFVDLNCAAIPETLIESLLFGHERGVFTGAMGKHQGYLSIASNGTLFLDEIGELPLSQQAKLLRVIETREFRPLGGTANLPFEARVIAATNSDLESMINKRQFREDLYYRLNVLKLEIPSLNERRQDIPEFIDFFLGRIGHQVRFTDGAVRILMALDWPGNIRQLKNTIEKIVLLSEDNPISSKSVLALTHQQTDSVDDVFDNVADQVIDLVCDDKIERMEAALIRRALMKAEGNKSRAARFLSVHRKYIERKAKTLNVV encoded by the coding sequence ATGAATTTGAAAGTCAATCAGGAAAGTATGCATGATGTCATGATAATTGGCAGCTCCTTAAAGATGAAGAAAATTATGAATATGATATACCGAATTACCCCATCATCCTTACCAGTACTGATCACAGGCCCGACCGGATGTGGAAAAGAGGTGATCGCCTCTGTAGTTCACCTCATAGGCGGGGACCCCGACTTGCCCTTTGTCGACCTGAACTGCGCGGCCATTCCGGAGACACTGATAGAATCCCTGTTGTTCGGCCATGAAAGAGGAGTCTTTACTGGAGCAATGGGAAAGCATCAGGGATACCTCTCCATCGCAAGCAACGGAACCCTGTTCCTCGATGAGATCGGAGAGCTTCCATTGTCCCAGCAGGCCAAGCTGCTTCGCGTGATCGAAACTCGGGAGTTCAGGCCGCTGGGTGGCACCGCCAACCTGCCTTTTGAGGCTCGCGTCATCGCGGCAACCAATTCCGATTTGGAATCAATGATCAATAAGCGCCAGTTCCGCGAAGATCTTTACTACCGCCTAAACGTACTGAAACTTGAGATTCCATCCTTAAATGAACGCAGGCAGGACATTCCGGAATTCATTGATTTTTTTCTTGGGAGAATTGGCCATCAGGTCCGGTTCACAGATGGCGCCGTACGTATACTTATGGCCCTGGACTGGCCGGGAAACATCCGGCAATTGAAAAATACCATTGAAAAAATCGTCCTCCTCTCCGAGGACAATCCCATTTCGTCAAAGAGTGTTCTCGCCCTGACCCATCAGCAGACTGACTCCGTTGATGATGTGTTTGACAACGTCGCAGACCAGGTGATTGACCTTGTGTGTGATGACAAAATAGAACGTATGGAGGCTGCACTGATCCGCAGGGCACTGATGAAGGCAGAGGGAAATAAAAGCCGAGCCGCCCGTTTTCTAAGCGTGCACCGTAAATATATCGAACGGAAGGCTAAAACATTAAATGTCGTCTGA
- a CDS encoding transposase → MFILRDLTEPLQAEFSNTAQGQKRKVWFAYTLLAVVVPFTSSITSNLLRALQTLFGLKLHSQRFYAFMASPTLPWKKLWQAMWGMIPSPGTDGRIMVALDDSINPKSGRKIFGCAHFHDHAAKSNQSSYPWSQCILAVGLLKKIKSRWACLPLDFRFYMMKKNIEAKSATAKRKGKVLSFESKMTQAATMIKDIRNYFQQPVLVIADSWFGNDGLWSRLGRGEGGFFHLLSRMRTNITLYDLAPVSTGKRKVGRPRKYGSRLGSVADCAACWKKKCRAYMVFLYGKTREVQAYSQIVMLKTMKCPVRVVFVYRKTRYVALMTTDLTLSVEQIIEYYGARWKIESGFKEIKQEIGSSKSQVRNSESVLNHLNFCMMATTLTWIYADRLENAPDRRHKIRGRAGFAFSDVRKTIAEAALSSDFYRVCPVPGQNPQKSFVKTLLRMVA, encoded by the coding sequence ATGTTTATATTACGTGATTTGACAGAGCCTTTGCAAGCTGAATTTTCTAATACAGCTCAGGGACAGAAAAGAAAAGTCTGGTTTGCATACACGTTGCTCGCTGTAGTGGTACCGTTTACATCATCAATCACCTCTAACCTGTTACGTGCCCTTCAAACTTTGTTTGGTCTAAAACTGCATAGCCAGAGGTTTTATGCATTTATGGCGAGTCCAACACTGCCATGGAAAAAATTATGGCAAGCTATGTGGGGAATGATTCCGTCACCAGGTACAGACGGACGAATAATGGTAGCACTGGATGATTCCATAAACCCAAAAAGTGGTAGGAAAATTTTTGGTTGCGCACATTTTCACGATCATGCAGCAAAGTCAAACCAGAGTTCATATCCATGGTCACAGTGTATTCTGGCAGTAGGATTATTGAAAAAAATAAAATCTCGATGGGCCTGCCTGCCCCTTGATTTTCGTTTTTATATGATGAAAAAGAATATTGAGGCAAAATCTGCTACTGCCAAACGAAAAGGGAAGGTTCTTTCCTTTGAAAGCAAGATGACACAGGCTGCCACGATGATAAAGGATATTCGAAATTATTTTCAGCAACCAGTGTTAGTTATTGCAGATAGTTGGTTTGGCAATGACGGCCTCTGGTCCAGGCTGGGTCGTGGTGAAGGCGGCTTTTTCCATCTACTCTCTCGTATGCGAACAAATATTACGCTATATGATCTTGCCCCTGTTTCTACAGGAAAACGCAAGGTTGGTCGCCCACGAAAATATGGCAGCCGTCTGGGTTCTGTGGCTGATTGTGCAGCATGCTGGAAAAAAAAGTGCCGGGCTTATATGGTTTTCTTGTACGGCAAAACAAGGGAAGTACAGGCGTATTCACAAATCGTTATGTTGAAAACGATGAAATGTCCGGTACGAGTTGTTTTTGTTTATCGGAAAACACGATACGTTGCTCTCATGACCACAGATTTAACGCTTTCTGTTGAGCAAATTATAGAATATTATGGCGCACGCTGGAAAATAGAATCCGGATTTAAGGAGATCAAGCAGGAAATTGGTAGCTCAAAATCACAAGTTCGGAATTCGGAATCCGTACTGAATCATCTTAACTTCTGCATGATGGCCACAACGCTGACATGGATCTATGCCGACAGGTTGGAAAATGCACCAGACAGAAGACATAAAATTCGGGGACGAGCCGGATTTGCATTTTCTGATGTGCGCAAGACTATAGCGGAGGCAGCATTGAGTTCTGATTTTTATAGGGTTTGCCCTGTGCCGGGGCAAAACCCACAAAAATCTTTCGTTAAAACCTTGCTACGCATGGTTGCATAG
- a CDS encoding RebB family R body protein: protein MAQLPELSPAVTDAVTQTNVKVLSEAPAMAMGSLYQTIGNSVAMASANAVYAQQQANVTYQTATTVSLNKMINDK, encoded by the coding sequence ATGGCTCAATTACCAGAGCTTAGCCCAGCTGTCACAGATGCCGTGACACAGACAAATGTAAAAGTACTCTCCGAAGCCCCTGCAATGGCAATGGGAAGCCTTTACCAGACCATCGGAAACTCGGTTGCCATGGCGTCCGCCAATGCCGTTTACGCACAGCAGCAGGCCAATGTGACCTATCAGACTGCCACAACTGTCAGTTTGAATAAAATGATTAACGATAAATGA
- a CDS encoding RebB family R body protein produces MAPDKSLAVSYESLAHSLSLVMQNANSTQYEMKQIEAAAVARTCEKILSIIK; encoded by the coding sequence GTGGCCCCCGATAAATCCCTGGCGGTATCCTATGAATCCCTGGCGCACTCCCTAAGCCTTGTCATGCAGAATGCCAACTCCACACAGTATGAAATGAAGCAGATAGAGGCGGCGGCTGTGGCCAGAACCTGTGAAAAAATCTTATCAATCATCAAATAG